A stretch of the Papaver somniferum cultivar HN1 chromosome 6, ASM357369v1, whole genome shotgun sequence genome encodes the following:
- the LOC113285742 gene encoding uncharacterized protein LOC113285742, with the protein MILANTANYILVYRHNNYKFISTFQYKMGIPSFTRDSVCSSCNKDMDIFGYHTLHCANDVRLKFRHDLVRDALADICYKANIAARKDVTLGFLSDSVNVLTPVDILVYNWDNSKDICLDVIVVSPFTRSGFHNFTPGHAIVAAVKHKSNKYLDNCSIHGYGFGVLVFSILGELDEDLIVFLKRLKNCLSSHNANTKWAVLIFIG; encoded by the exons ATGATACTAGCCAATACTGCTAACTATATTCTCGTCTACAGGCACAACAATTACAAG TTCATATCCACTTTTCAATACAAGATGGGAATTCCGTCGTTTACCAGGGATAGCGTGTGTTCTAGTTGTAACAAGGACATGGATATTTTTGGATATCATACACTCCATTGTGCTAATGATGTCAGGCTCAAGTTTCGACATGACTTGGTGAGAGATGCATTAGCCGATATTTGCTACAAGGCGAACATTGCTGCTAGGAAAGATGTCACATTGGGCTTTTTGTCGGATAGTGTTAATGTTTTGACACCAGTCGATATCCTCGTTTACAATTGGGATAATAGTAAGGATATATGTTTGGACGTCATTGTAGTCTCTCCTTTCACTAGGAGCGGATTCCATAATTTTACACCAGGACATGCTATTGTTGCAGCTGTTAAACACAAATCCAACAAATATTTAGATAACTGCTCAATTCATGGCTATGGTTTTGGTGTTTTAGTTTTCTCGATTCTTGGGGAACTTGACGAAGATCTGATTGTCTTTTTGAAGAGGTTGAAGAACTGTCTAAGCAGTCATAATGCCAACACCAAATGGGCAGTTCTCATTTTCATTGGTTAG